In Sulfitobacter sp. OXR-159, one DNA window encodes the following:
- a CDS encoding DUF2783 domain-containing protein, giving the protein MILQDNLGTEGDTVYAALMAAHEGLSEAESHALNARLVLMLANEVGDPARLETLFKAARDLA; this is encoded by the coding sequence ATGATCCTTCAAGACAACCTCGGCACCGAGGGTGACACCGTCTATGCCGCGCTCATGGCCGCCCACGAAGGGCTGAGCGAGGCCGAAAGCCACGCCCTGAACGCGCGATTGGTGCTGATGCTGGCCAATGAGGTCGGCGACCCCGCCCGGCTTGAGACGCTTTTCAAAGCGGCGCGTGATCTGGCCTAA
- a CDS encoding ABC transporter substrate-binding protein: MEFLTRTGKPLPQSVLTSAENAKKDPVNRREFLAIASAFGATSATAYGMLGMAAPARAAAHANLKEGGTVRMQMEVRALKDPRTYDWSQIANFSRGWLEYLAIWENDGTFTPGLLESWEISDDATEYTLNVRKGVTWNDGTPFTAQDVARNIEGWCDKSLEGNSMAGRFATLVDEETGKAIEGAIEVVDDHRVKLKLPKSDITLIPGMADYPAAITPEGFDPDTMLENPKGTGPYLPESLEVGVKSVLVKNPDHTWWGTEVFGGPYIDRLEYIDYGTDPSAWIAAAEAEEVDAFYSMEGEYIDVMSTLDGWVENEIATAATIVIRPNQLAEIDGMKPYEDKRVRNALQLAVDNAVLLELGYAGRGIVAENHHVGPMHPEYAEVEPPKTDPEAARALMEEAGMADYEHELFSIDDAWRKDTTDAVAAQLRDAGIKVKRTILPGSTFWNDWVKYPFSSTNWNARPLGVQIWALAYRSGEAWNEFGYANPEFDALLSEALATADVEARREIMAKGEKMLQDDGVTIQPYWRSLYNHTREGLVGAAHHIGFEYHPARMAWAEE, translated from the coding sequence ATGGAATTTTTGACACGCACCGGAAAACCGCTGCCGCAATCCGTGCTGACATCAGCCGAGAACGCCAAGAAAGACCCCGTCAACAGACGCGAGTTTCTGGCGATTGCGAGCGCCTTCGGGGCCACGTCCGCCACAGCTTACGGGATGCTTGGCATGGCCGCGCCCGCGCGTGCGGCGGCCCATGCCAACCTCAAGGAAGGCGGCACCGTGCGGATGCAGATGGAGGTGCGTGCCCTAAAAGACCCGCGCACCTATGACTGGTCGCAAATCGCCAACTTCAGCCGCGGCTGGTTGGAGTATCTCGCCATCTGGGAGAACGACGGCACCTTCACCCCCGGCCTGCTGGAAAGCTGGGAGATCAGCGACGACGCCACCGAATACACGCTGAACGTCCGCAAGGGCGTGACATGGAACGACGGCACCCCCTTCACCGCGCAGGACGTGGCGCGCAACATCGAAGGCTGGTGCGATAAATCGCTCGAAGGCAACTCCATGGCGGGCCGTTTCGCCACGCTGGTGGACGAAGAGACCGGCAAGGCGATCGAAGGTGCGATTGAGGTGGTCGATGACCACAGGGTCAAGCTGAAGCTGCCAAAGTCCGACATCACACTGATCCCCGGCATGGCCGACTACCCCGCCGCGATCACGCCCGAGGGTTTCGACCCCGACACCATGTTGGAAAACCCCAAGGGCACCGGCCCCTACCTGCCCGAATCGCTCGAAGTGGGCGTGAAAAGCGTGCTGGTGAAGAACCCCGACCACACATGGTGGGGCACTGAAGTCTTTGGCGGGCCCTACATCGACCGTCTGGAATACATCGACTACGGCACCGACCCTTCCGCATGGATCGCCGCTGCCGAGGCCGAAGAGGTCGACGCTTTCTACTCCATGGAAGGCGAATACATCGACGTGATGAGCACGCTCGACGGTTGGGTCGAGAACGAGATCGCCACAGCGGCGACCATCGTGATCCGCCCCAACCAATTGGCCGAAATCGACGGCATGAAGCCTTACGAAGACAAGCGCGTGCGCAACGCGCTGCAACTGGCGGTCGACAACGCCGTGCTGCTGGAACTGGGCTATGCCGGTCGTGGGATCGTGGCCGAAAACCACCACGTTGGCCCGATGCACCCTGAATATGCAGAGGTCGAACCGCCCAAGACTGATCCCGAAGCCGCCCGCGCGCTGATGGAAGAAGCCGGTATGGCGGATTACGAGCATGAGCTCTTCTCGATCGACGATGCGTGGCGCAAGGACACGACCGATGCCGTCGCCGCACAGCTGCGCGACGCGGGCATCAAGGTCAAACGCACCATCCTGCCCGGCTCGACCTTCTGGAACGACTGGGTGAAATATCCCTTCTCCTCCACCAACTGGAACGCGCGGCCTCTGGGCGTGCAAATCTGGGCGCTGGCCTACCGCTCGGGCGAGGCGTGGAACGAGTTTGGCTATGCCAACCCTGAGTTCGACGCCCTGCTCTCCGAGGCGCTGGCCACGGCCGATGTTGAGGCACGGCGCGAGATCATGGCGAAGGGTGAGAAGATGCTGCAAGACGATGGCGTCACGATCCAGCCTTACTGGCGCTCGCTCTATAACCACACCCGCGAGGGGTTGGTGGGTGCCGCGCACCACATTGGGTTTGAATACCACCCGGCGCGGATGGCTTGGGCGGAAGAGTGA
- a CDS encoding acetamidase/formamidase family protein has protein sequence MTATLQSSPETCHWGYFEASRPPALTIQSGDEVIINTVSGAPNCLPPEGFHVPPELYDIHKAGPPPMPGHILTGPVAVEGATPGDVLKVDILDVVLRQDWGYNFIRPLAGTLPQDFTETYHSNIPLDAERGIARLPWGLELPLAPFFGVMAVAPPPEWGRIATIEPRKHGGNLDNKELVAGSTLYLPVFNEGALFSCGDGHGAQGDGEVCVTAIETALQGRFRLTVLKDRGLSYPQAETPTHVITMGMAPDLDRCAEMALREMIALVSERAGISREDAYVLCSLAGDLRITQTVNREKGVHMMMAKELIGG, from the coding sequence ATGACCGCCACCTTGCAGTCATCGCCCGAAACCTGCCACTGGGGCTACTTTGAGGCCAGCCGCCCGCCCGCGCTGACGATCCAAAGCGGCGACGAGGTGATCATCAACACCGTCTCTGGCGCGCCGAACTGCCTGCCGCCCGAAGGCTTCCATGTGCCGCCGGAACTTTACGACATCCACAAGGCCGGCCCGCCGCCGATGCCGGGCCATATCCTGACCGGCCCGGTGGCCGTCGAAGGCGCGACGCCCGGGGATGTGCTGAAGGTCGATATCCTTGATGTCGTGCTGCGGCAGGACTGGGGGTATAACTTCATCCGCCCCTTGGCAGGCACGCTGCCGCAGGATTTCACCGAGACCTATCACAGCAACATCCCGCTGGACGCAGAGCGGGGCATCGCCCGGCTGCCTTGGGGGCTGGAACTGCCCTTGGCCCCGTTCTTTGGCGTGATGGCCGTGGCACCGCCGCCCGAATGGGGCCGGATCGCCACCATTGAGCCGCGCAAGCATGGCGGCAACCTTGATAACAAGGAGCTAGTTGCAGGCAGCACGCTTTACCTGCCGGTCTTCAACGAAGGGGCGCTGTTTTCCTGCGGGGATGGGCACGGCGCGCAGGGCGACGGCGAAGTCTGCGTCACGGCGATTGAGACGGCGCTACAGGGGCGCTTTCGTCTGACGGTGTTGAAGGATCGCGGGCTCAGCTATCCGCAGGCCGAAACGCCAACCCATGTGATCACCATGGGCATGGCCCCCGACCTTGACCGCTGCGCGGAGATGGCCCTGCGGGAGATGATCGCGCTGGTGTCTGAGCGTGCGGGGATCAGCCGCGAAGACGCCTATGTGCTCTGTTCGCTGGCCGGGGATCTGCGCATCACCCAGACGGTGAACCGCGAAAAGGGCGTTCATATGATGATGGCGAAAGAGTTGATCGGAGGGTAA
- a CDS encoding Gfo/Idh/MocA family protein, protein MTIRTAVIGLGIMGRRMAENMVLHPDFTVTTMWDPDPAACAAAQKVAPDATASATASEAMADVDLVYLACPPVPRKAYALEAAAAGKAIFLEKPLGVDIAESRALVAELQAAGVTAAVNFTQAAGAALTDLTRSIGEGALGDLCGIDIIVTYPAWPRAWQVDADWLRFAEEGGMTREVISHFLFLSGRVLGPLTLQWAHAEYPDAELCETHVAARLVNPVGLPVSILGSVGGVQPDRQEVTVKGAKASRRISEFAIDTLSTGEAFALTNSSPTDTRATSLKAQLDDMALLMDGGPSRLATPEEALRVQELIEGILANGRTQS, encoded by the coding sequence CACCCCGACTTCACGGTCACCACCATGTGGGATCCCGACCCCGCGGCCTGTGCCGCCGCGCAAAAGGTCGCACCGGATGCGACAGCGTCGGCCACGGCGTCCGAGGCGATGGCCGATGTCGATCTGGTCTATCTCGCCTGCCCCCCGGTGCCGCGCAAAGCCTATGCGCTTGAGGCCGCGGCAGCGGGCAAGGCGATCTTCCTCGAAAAGCCGCTGGGCGTGGACATCGCGGAGAGCCGCGCGTTGGTGGCCGAGTTGCAGGCTGCGGGCGTCACGGCGGCGGTGAATTTCACCCAAGCGGCGGGGGCGGCGCTGACCGATCTAACGCGGTCGATTGGTGAGGGTGCGCTTGGCGATCTTTGCGGTATCGACATCATCGTGACCTATCCGGCCTGGCCCCGCGCGTGGCAGGTGGATGCGGATTGGCTGCGCTTTGCCGAAGAGGGCGGCATGACCCGCGAGGTAATCTCGCATTTCCTGTTTTTGAGCGGGCGGGTGCTGGGGCCGCTGACCCTGCAATGGGCCCATGCGGAATATCCCGACGCCGAACTTTGCGAGACCCATGTCGCGGCACGGCTGGTCAATCCCGTGGGCTTGCCGGTTTCGATCCTTGGCTCTGTTGGTGGCGTGCAGCCGGACCGGCAAGAGGTGACGGTGAAAGGGGCCAAGGCCAGCCGCCGCATCTCGGAGTTTGCCATCGACACCCTGTCGACCGGAGAGGCCTTCGCGCTGACCAACAGCAGCCCCACCGACACCCGCGCCACCAGCCTCAAAGCGCAGCTTGACGACATGGCGCTTCTGATGGACGGCGGCCCGAGCCGACTGGCCACACCAGAAGAGGCGCTGCGGGTGCAGGAGCTGATCGAAGGCATTTTGGCCAACGGAAGGACACAGTCATGA